The Urbifossiella limnaea nucleotide sequence GTGGGAGGGGTAGGAACGAAGGACCACGCCCGGCCGGGACCGGGCGGGGTCCGGGGGGCGGGTCACTGGTCGAGCGAGGCGACCTCGCCGGAGTTCATACTCGCGGACGCCTTGTAGATGGCGAGGTCGATCGAGTTTCGCAGGAATCGGACGGTGCCGTCGCCGAGGGCGACGTTGCACCCGCCGGTGTGGTTGCTGCCGAAGCTGAGTTCGTTGAAGTTGTTGCTCCCGTTGTACGTCGTCGAGTTGGGCGGGAACGAGACGCACTTCGCGGCCCCCGCCCCGCCGTTGTTCCCGCGGATCCAGGAGCGGTACTGGTTGACGTTATTCAGCGGGATGACCGAGATCTCTCCGACCATGATTGTGTTCGAGGTGCCGTCCCTCACGTCCGTGAGCCGGACGATCCGGTTCGTACTCACGCTGCCGGCGCTCTGCCGGACCTGACTCAGCATGCCGTGGGCCGACCACGCCCCGTTGGCGCCTACGTTTCCGACGGTGTAGCTGAAGGTCGATCCGTTCACCACGTTGGCGGTCGGGTTCGAGGCCCCGGCCGGCCCCATGACCCCGTAGTAGTGGGTGGACGGGTTCGTGGTCAGGTTCGTGTTCGGGTCGAGGAACTGCGACGGCGGCGGGCCGGACGGGCAGTAGTGCGTCGGGACGACGTTCGCCCCGACCGCGGCGTTCACCGGGTTGTTGTACGCGAGGGCGAAGTTGTACCGGGTGTAGAGCGCGTTCTGTTCCATGTAGGGGAGGTTGAACACCATCCAGCTGGTGCCCCGGATGAACGCCGTGTTGCCGGCCGGGTTCGGTACGGGCAACACGTCTTCTTGGGCACCGGGCGGTAACTGGTTGTTCGCGTCGTGGTACCCGTGTAGGGCGAGCGCGTGTTGCTTGAGGTTGTTCGCGCACTTGGCGCGGGCCGCGGCCTCGCGGACCTTCTGGACGGCCGGCAGGAGGAGCCCGATCAGGATGGCGATGATGGCGATGACGACCAGCAACTCGATAAGCGTAAACGCACGTCGGCGGAATGTTGGAGAGCGCATCCAGAACCTCGGAGATGGGAGACGAGTCGGAACGAGAACGGAGACCAGGAGGAAATTCTAACCCACGGTCCTCCGAGAGGAGAGCCCATTTTCATCATTTTTTTACGGCCCCCGGCCGCGGTTGACACGCCTCCCGCGGACCGGCTACAGTCCCGCCCCACCCGGAGGGCGCCGTGCGGCCGGAGACGTTCCACGCCATCGTCCGCGGCGACCGGAGCGGGCCGCTGGCGGCGGCGGCCCGGCTCGGGCTGTGGGCGGCGAGCGGCCCGTACCGCCTCGGCGTGTGGTGGCGGAACCGCGGCTACGACCGCGGCCGCCGACCCGTCGTTCGCGCCGGCGTGCCGGTCGTGAGCGTCGGCAACCTGACGCTCGGCGGTACCGGGAAGACGCCGTGCGTCGAGTACGTGGCCGGGTTCTACCGCGACATCGGGTTGCAGGCGGCGATCCTGAGCCGCGGCTACGGCGCGGCCGCGGGGCCGAACGACGAGGCACTTGTTCTCGAAGAGAACCTGCCGGACGTGCCGCACCTGCAAGACGCCGACCGGGCCGCGGCGGCTCTGCGGGCGGTCGAGGAACTGGAGAGCGAGGTGCTGGTGCTCGACGACGGCTTCCAGCACCGCCGCCTGCACCGCGACCTTGACGTCGTGCTGATCGACGCCACGCTGCCGCCGCACCGCGACCGGATGTTCCCGCGCGGCACCCTGCGTGAGCCCGAGGCGAACTTGAAGCGTGCGGCGGTGGTGCTGCTGACGCGCTGCGACCAGGCGCCCGACGCGGACGCCACCCGCACCCGGCTGACGACACGCTTCCCGCACCTGACTGTGGCGACGAGCGAGCACCGGCCGATTGAACTGCTGGGAGGCGACGTACCCGAACCGGTCGAGAGCCTGCGCGGGAAGGTGGTGGCCGGGTTCGCCGGGATCGGCAGTCCGCCCGCCTTCCGCCGCACGCTCGAATCGCTCGGCGCAACGGTGGCGGACTTCCGGGCCTACCCGGACCACCACCCGTACACCCGGGCCGACGTGGACGACCTGCGGGCGTGGGCGGCGCGGCTGCCCCCGGACGCCCTGGTGGCGACGACGCAGAAGGACTGGGTGAAGCTGCGGCTGCCCGAGTTGGCCGGCCGACCGCTGCGGGCGGTGCGCGTCGGCCTCGCGGTCCGCGACGGCCGGGACGCTTTCGAGGCGGCTCTCGCGCGCGTCGTAACCGGCGAGCGGCCGGAGTAAGTCGGCTGTTCCACCGCCCATGTGGTGTGCGAGATGACCGACCTTATCGACCTGGTCCACCGGCTCGGCCGCCCGCGCGTGCTGGTGGTCGGCGACGTGATGCTCGACCGCTACGTCTGGGGCAACGCCGAGCGCATCAGCCAGGAAGCGCCGGTGATCCTGCTGCGCGCCGACCGCCGCGAGGAACGCCTCGGCGGCGCCAGCAGCGTCGCCACCATGCTCGCCGCGCTCGGCGCCGAGACGAGTCTGGTCGGCGTCGTCGGCCCGGACGCGGACGGCCTCCGTTCGCGGCAGATGCTCTCCGACCTGGGGATCGACGCGGACGGCGTTCGCACCGACGCGAACCGGCCGACGACGGTGAAGGAGCGCTACATCGGCCGCGCCCAGGCCAAGCACCCGCAGCAGATGATCCGCGTGGACTATGAGGATCGCTCGGCCCTCGACGCCGCCGTGGAGCGTGACCTGGCCGCGGTGCTGGAGGCGAAACTGCGGGCCACCGACATCGTGCTCGTGAGCGACTACGACAAGGGCGTCTGCACCCCCGGCCTGCTCCAGAATCTGATCGCCGCCGCGAAGGCCCGCGGGGTGCGGGTGATCGCCGACCCGACCCGCGGCGGCGACTACGCCAAGTACCGCGGTTGTGCCTCGATGACGCCGAACCGCCTCGAAGCCGGCCTCGCCGTCGGCCGAACGATCGAAACTCACGCCGACGCGCTGCGGGCCGCGGCCGACCTGCGCGACCGGCTCGGCCTCGAAGCCGGCATCGTCACACTGGACAAGGACGGCATGGCCCTGGCCCACGGCGACGGGCGTTCCGTCGTGTTCCCAACCCGGCCGCGGCAGGTGTACGACATCACCGGCGCCGGCGACATGGTGATGGCGACACTGGGCTTGGCCCTCGCCGCCGGCGCCGACTACGACCCGGCCATCCGCCTGGCGAACGTCGCGGGCGGCCTGGAAGTCGAGAAGATCGGCGTTGCCACGGTCAGCCGCGAGGAGATACTCGCCGACCTGTTCCGCACCGCGGAGCGGGCGCCCGGCGCCGGCAAGTCGTTGCCGCTACCGCAGCTACTCACCGAGCTGGACCGCCGGCGGCAAGCCGGCCAGCGAGTCGCCTTCACCAACGGCTGCTTCGACGTGCTGCACGCCGGCCACGTCCAGTACCTGCACGAGGCCCGGGCGCAGGCCGACTGCCTGGTCGTCGGACTTAACAGCGACGCCAGCGTCCGACACCTGAAGGGGCCGACGCGCCCGGTGAACGCCGCCGACGCCCGCGCCCTGGTGTTGGCCGGGTTGCAGGACGTGGACTACGTGTGCGTGTTCGCCGAGGCGACGCCGCTCGCGCTGATTCGTGCCGTGCGGCCGGACGTGCTGGTGAAGGGGGCCGACTACCGCAAGGACGAGGTGGTCGGCGCCGACGTGGTGGAGGCGGCCGGCGGCCGCGTCCACCTCGCGGGGTTGCGGCCGGGCGTGTCCACGACGACGATCATCGACCGGATGCGGGCCGCGTAACGAAGTTGGCTCACGGGTTCACGGATGAACCGGATCGCACTGTTCCTGCCGAACTGGGTCGGCGACGTGGTGATGGCCACGCCGGCGATCCGCGCCGTGCGCGCGGCCTACCCCGCCGCCGAGTTGCTGGCGGTGTGCAAGCCCTACGTCGCCGACGTGGTCGCCGGCGCGCCGTGGTTCCGCGACGTGATCCGCTTCGACAAGTCGGGGCCACGCGACCAACGCTTCTGGGCCGTCGCCCGCCGACTCCGGTCCGAACGAATCGACGCCGCGCTGTTGTTCCCGAACTCCTTCCGCGCGGCACTCCTCGCCC carries:
- a CDS encoding DUF1559 domain-containing protein, which produces MRSPTFRRRAFTLIELLVVIAIIAILIGLLLPAVQKVREAAARAKCANNLKQHALALHGYHDANNQLPPGAQEDVLPVPNPAGNTAFIRGTSWMVFNLPYMEQNALYTRYNFALAYNNPVNAAVGANVVPTHYCPSGPPPSQFLDPNTNLTTNPSTHYYGVMGPAGASNPTANVVNGSTFSYTVGNVGANGAWSAHGMLSQVRQSAGSVSTNRIVRLTDVRDGTSNTIMVGEISVIPLNNVNQYRSWIRGNNGGAGAAKCVSFPPNSTTYNGSNNFNELSFGSNHTGGCNVALGDGTVRFLRNSIDLAIYKASASMNSGEVASLDQ
- the lpxK gene encoding tetraacyldisaccharide 4'-kinase, whose protein sequence is MRPETFHAIVRGDRSGPLAAAARLGLWAASGPYRLGVWWRNRGYDRGRRPVVRAGVPVVSVGNLTLGGTGKTPCVEYVAGFYRDIGLQAAILSRGYGAAAGPNDEALVLEENLPDVPHLQDADRAAAALRAVEELESEVLVLDDGFQHRRLHRDLDVVLIDATLPPHRDRMFPRGTLREPEANLKRAAVVLLTRCDQAPDADATRTRLTTRFPHLTVATSEHRPIELLGGDVPEPVESLRGKVVAGFAGIGSPPAFRRTLESLGATVADFRAYPDHHPYTRADVDDLRAWAARLPPDALVATTQKDWVKLRLPELAGRPLRAVRVGLAVRDGRDAFEAALARVVTGERPE
- the rfaE2 gene encoding D-glycero-beta-D-manno-heptose 1-phosphate adenylyltransferase, which encodes MTDLIDLVHRLGRPRVLVVGDVMLDRYVWGNAERISQEAPVILLRADRREERLGGASSVATMLAALGAETSLVGVVGPDADGLRSRQMLSDLGIDADGVRTDANRPTTVKERYIGRAQAKHPQQMIRVDYEDRSALDAAVERDLAAVLEAKLRATDIVLVSDYDKGVCTPGLLQNLIAAAKARGVRVIADPTRGGDYAKYRGCASMTPNRLEAGLAVGRTIETHADALRAAADLRDRLGLEAGIVTLDKDGMALAHGDGRSVVFPTRPRQVYDITGAGDMVMATLGLALAAGADYDPAIRLANVAGGLEVEKIGVATVSREEILADLFRTAERAPGAGKSLPLPQLLTELDRRRQAGQRVAFTNGCFDVLHAGHVQYLHEARAQADCLVVGLNSDASVRHLKGPTRPVNAADARALVLAGLQDVDYVCVFAEATPLALIRAVRPDVLVKGADYRKDEVVGADVVEAAGGRVHLAGLRPGVSTTTIIDRMRAA